A region of Cucumis melo cultivar AY chromosome 2, USDA_Cmelo_AY_1.0, whole genome shotgun sequence DNA encodes the following proteins:
- the LOC103492226 gene encoding superoxide dismutase [Cu-Zn] isoform X3, translated as MVKAVAVLGSSEGVSGTIFFTQEGDGPTTVTGNVSGLKPGPHGFHVHALGDTTNGCMSTGPHFNPAGKQHGAPEDENRHAGDLGNIIVGEDGIFHILLQFISLCGKDSIIGRAVVVHGDPDDLGKGGHELSLSTGNAGARVACGIIGLQG; from the exons ATGGTAAAGGCTGTGGCTGTTCTTGGAAGTAGTGAGGGTGTGAGTGGAACTATCTTTTTTACCCAAGAAGGAGATG GTCCAACCACTGTTACGGGCAATGTTTCTGGTCTCAAGCCCGGGCCTCATGGATTCCATGTTCACGCCTTAGGTGACACAACCAATGGCTGCATGTCGACTG GGCCACATTTCAACCCTGCTGGAAAGCAACATGGTGCTCCCGAGGACGAGAACCGCCATGCCGGTGATTTAGGGAACATTATCGTTGGTGAAGATGGTATATTTCACATTCTTTTACAATTC ATTTCTCTCTGTGGAAAGGACTCCATTATCGGAAGGGCGGTTGTGGTTCATGGAGACCCTGATGATCTTGGCAAGG GTGGACATGAACTCAGCTTAAGTACAGGAAATGCTGGTGCTAGAGTAGCCTGTG GCATTATTGGTCTGCAAGGTTAA
- the LOC103492227 gene encoding 40S ribosomal protein S25-2-like isoform X2 codes for MAPKKDKAPPPSSKPAKSGGGKQKKKWSKGKQKEKVNNMVLFDQGTYDKLLVEVPKYKLVTPSILSDRLRINGSLARRAIKDLMARGLIRMVSAHASQEIYTRATNT; via the exons ATG GCGCCAAAGAAGGATAAGGCTCCTCCACCGTCTTCCAAGCCTGCCAAATCTGGCGGAGGAAAGCAGAAGAAGAAG TGGAGTAAGGGAAAGCAAAAGGAGAAGGTCAACAACATGGTTTTGTTCGATCAAGGAACTTATGACAAGCTTCTTGTTGAAGTTCCCAAGTACAAGCTTGTCACTCCTTCAATCTTGTCCGATAGGTTAAGG ATCAACGGATCTCTTGCAAGAAGAGCAATCAAGGATTTGATGGCCAGAGGTCTCATCAGAATGGTGTCTGCTCATGCCAGCCAGGAGATCTACACAAGGGCTACCAATACCTAA
- the LOC103492226 gene encoding superoxide dismutase [Cu-Zn] isoform X2: MVKAVAVLGSSEGVSGTIFFTQEGDGPTTVTGNVSGLKPGPHGFHVHALGDTTNGCMSTGPHFNPAGKQHGAPEDENRHAGDLGNIIVGEDGTANFTITDNQISLCGKDSIIGRAVVVHGDPDDLGKGGHELSLSTGNAGARVACGIIGLQG, translated from the exons ATGGTAAAGGCTGTGGCTGTTCTTGGAAGTAGTGAGGGTGTGAGTGGAACTATCTTTTTTACCCAAGAAGGAGATG GTCCAACCACTGTTACGGGCAATGTTTCTGGTCTCAAGCCCGGGCCTCATGGATTCCATGTTCACGCCTTAGGTGACACAACCAATGGCTGCATGTCGACTG GGCCACATTTCAACCCTGCTGGAAAGCAACATGGTGCTCCCGAGGACGAGAACCGCCATGCCGGTGATTTAGGGAACATTATCGTTGGTGAAGATG GCACGGCTAACTTCACCATTACTGACAACCAG ATTTCTCTCTGTGGAAAGGACTCCATTATCGGAAGGGCGGTTGTGGTTCATGGAGACCCTGATGATCTTGGCAAGG GTGGACATGAACTCAGCTTAAGTACAGGAAATGCTGGTGCTAGAGTAGCCTGTG GCATTATTGGTCTGCAAGGTTAA
- the LOC103492225 gene encoding sodium/hydrogen exchanger 2, which yields MTPILSYVVSKWQALSTSDHASVVSINLFVALLCACIVIGHLLEETRWMNESITALFIGLFTGVIILLVSGGKSSHLLLFSEDTFFIYLLPPIIFNAGFQVKKKQFFVNFMTIMMFGAIGTLVSCLIISLGAFQFFKKMDVGSLDIADILAIGAIFAATDSVCTLQILNQDETPLLYSLVFGEGVVNDATSVVLFNAIQSLDLSKVDATVALNFIGSFFYLFSTSTLLGVFVGLLSAYVIKKLYFGRHSTDREVALMILMAYLSYMLAELLDLSGILTVFFCGIVMSHYTWHNVTESSRVTTKHAFATLSFISETFIFVYVGMDALDIEKWSFVSDSPGTSVAVSAILLGLVMVGRAAFVFPLSFISNLAKKSSGEKITFREQVIIWWAGLMRGAVSIALAYHQFTRAGHTQLRGNAMMITSTITVVLLSTMVFGLLTKPLINCLIPQPKHTTSMLSDPGTPKSFSVPLLGSAQDSELDLDSPHVPRPSSIRALLATPTHTVHRYWRKFDDSFMRPMFGGRGFVPFVPGSPTERGRH from the exons ATGACTCCCATTTTGAGTTATGTTGTGTCTAAATGGCAAGCGTTGTCCACTTCTGATCATGCTTCTGTTGTTTCCATTAACTTGTTTGTGGCACTTCTCTGTGCTTGTATTGTCATTGGTCATCTTCTTGAGGAGACCCGGTGGATGAATGAGTCCATCACTGCACTCTTCATT GGTTTGTTTACTGGAGTTATCATTCTACTAGTTAGTGGTGGGAAAAGTTCGCATCTATTGCTCTTTAGTGAAGATACGTTCTTCATTTATCTTCTGCCACCTATTATATTCAACGCCGG GTTTCAGGTGAAAAAGAAGCAGTTCTTCGTTAACTTTATGACCATTATGATGTTTGGCGCAATTGGTACATTAGTCTCTTGTTTAATCATCTCGTTAG GAGCTTTTCAGTTCTTTAAGAAAATGGATGTTGGATCTCTAGATATTGCTGATATTTTAG CAATTGGAGCTATATTTGCCGCAACAGATTCTGTATGCACGTTGCAG ATATTAAACCAGGATGAAACCCCTCTACTTTACAGTCTAGTATTTGGGGAGGGTGTAGTGAATGACGCCACATCTGTGGTGCTTTTCAATGCAATTCAGAGCTTAGATCTCAGTAAAGTTGATGCAACAGttgctttaaattttattgggagcttcttttatttattttcaacaagCACTTTACTCGGAGTATTT GTTGGCTTGCTGAGTGCATATGTAATCAAAAAGTTATATTTTGGCAG GCACTCGACAGATCGTGAGGTCGCTCTTATGATACTCATGGCATATCTTTCTTATATGCTGGCTGAA TTATTAGATTTGAGTGGCATTCTCACGGTGTTCTTTTGTGGAATTGTAATGTCACATTATACCTGGCATAATGTGACTGAGAGCTCAAGAGTTACCACCAA GCATGCTTTTGCCACATTATCCTTCATTTCTGAGACATTTATCTTCGTCTATGTCGGCATGGATGCATTGGACATTGAAAAGTGGAGCTTTGTTAGTGATAG TCCGGGGACATCAGTTGCTGTGAGCGCAATATTACTAGGCCTTGTTATGGTTGGAAGAGCTGCTTTTGTTTTTCCATTGTCATTTATATCAAACTTAGCTAAAAAATCATCTGGCGAGAAAATTACCTTCCGGGAACAA GTTATCATTTGGTGGGCTGGTCTCATGAGAGGGGCTGTCTCTATTGCTTTAGCTTATCATCAG TTCACTAGAGCTGGGCACACTCAACTTCGAGGGAATGCAATGATGATCACCAGTACCATCACTGTTGTCCTCTTGAGCACGATG GTGTTTGGATTATTGACCAAGCCTCTTATTAACTGTTTGATACCTCAACCAAAACACACCACCAGCATGCTATCGGACCCTGGGACTCCAAAGTCATTCTCGGTTCCACTACTCGGAAGTGCACAGGATTCAGAGCTGGATCTTGACAGTCCCCATGTTCCTCGTCCAAGCAGTATACGTGCACTCCTTGCGACTCCTACACACACCGTTCATCGCTACTGGCGAAAGTTCGACGATTCTTTCATGCGTCCAATGTTTGGGGGTCGGGGTTTTGTTCCCTTTGTTCCAGGATCACCGACCGAGAGGGGTCGGCACTGA
- the LOC103492227 gene encoding 40S ribosomal protein S25-2-like isoform X1, translating to MAPKKDKAPPPSSKPAKSGGGKQKKKKWSKGKQKEKVNNMVLFDQGTYDKLLVEVPKYKLVTPSILSDRLRINGSLARRAIKDLMARGLIRMVSAHASQEIYTRATNT from the exons ATG GCGCCAAAGAAGGATAAGGCTCCTCCACCGTCTTCCAAGCCTGCCAAATCTGGCGGAGGAAAGCAGAAGAAGAAG AAGTGGAGTAAGGGAAAGCAAAAGGAGAAGGTCAACAACATGGTTTTGTTCGATCAAGGAACTTATGACAAGCTTCTTGTTGAAGTTCCCAAGTACAAGCTTGTCACTCCTTCAATCTTGTCCGATAGGTTAAGG ATCAACGGATCTCTTGCAAGAAGAGCAATCAAGGATTTGATGGCCAGAGGTCTCATCAGAATGGTGTCTGCTCATGCCAGCCAGGAGATCTACACAAGGGCTACCAATACCTAA
- the LOC103492226 gene encoding superoxide dismutase [Cu-Zn] isoform X1, translating into MVKAVAVLGSSEGVSGTIFFTQEGDGPTTVTGNVSGLKPGPHGFHVHALGDTTNGCMSTGPHFNPAGKQHGAPEDENRHAGDLGNIIVGEDGTANFTITDNQISLCGKDSIIGRAVVVHGDPDDLGKGGHELSLSTGNAGARVACGMQIQFLRNITFSSIQQFPFKVICRCPYFLIAFVVFLFPGIIGLQG; encoded by the exons ATGGTAAAGGCTGTGGCTGTTCTTGGAAGTAGTGAGGGTGTGAGTGGAACTATCTTTTTTACCCAAGAAGGAGATG GTCCAACCACTGTTACGGGCAATGTTTCTGGTCTCAAGCCCGGGCCTCATGGATTCCATGTTCACGCCTTAGGTGACACAACCAATGGCTGCATGTCGACTG GGCCACATTTCAACCCTGCTGGAAAGCAACATGGTGCTCCCGAGGACGAGAACCGCCATGCCGGTGATTTAGGGAACATTATCGTTGGTGAAGATG GCACGGCTAACTTCACCATTACTGACAACCAG ATTTCTCTCTGTGGAAAGGACTCCATTATCGGAAGGGCGGTTGTGGTTCATGGAGACCCTGATGATCTTGGCAAGG GTGGACATGAACTCAGCTTAAGTACAGGAAATGCTGGTGCTAGAGTAGCCTGTGGTATGCAAATTCAATTCCTAAGAAATATTACTTTTTCTTCCATTCAACAATTCCCTTTCAAAGTTATCTGCCGTTGTCCATATTTCTTGATCGCATTTGTTGTCTTTTTATTTCCAGGCATTATTGGTCTGCAAGGTTAA
- the LOC103492221 gene encoding vesicle-associated protein 1-3-like codes for METRLLEIHPRELKFIFELNKDSLCSIQLTNKTVDHVAFKVKITSPKKYFVRPKVGIIEPNSTRGFTVRMQGQQLAPPDMLCKDKFLIQSTVVPADTTDGDIISSLFVKEGGKYIEEQKLGVILVTPSISPVFTPVDEASNNLCKAVEEIVDQEPLNKNHVPDNKTEPRDVVEKEPEPASLANNFIDSNEDNAEMIKHLEELKLKLSELELKLCQAQNAISKLKEEKQISIQETKFLQENFSELRKKELNRVQVGFPVLYLYMVALVCTFLGRLLR; via the exons ATGGAGACGAGACTTTTGGAAATTCATCCTCGGGAATTGAAGTTCATTT TTGAACTAAATAAAGATAGCTTGTGCTCAATTCAGCTAACAAATAAGACAGTAGACCATGTTGCTTTTAAG GTTAAGATCACATCCCCAAAGAAGTACTTTGTCCGACCAAAGGTTGGAATCATCGAGCCAAACTCAACTCGTGGATTCACGG TTAGGATGCAAGGACAACAGCTGGCCCCACCTGATATGCTATGCAAAGACAAGTTCTTAATCCAGAGCACTGTAGTTCCTGCTGATACAACTGATGGGGATATAATCTCTAGCTTG TTTGTGAAAGAAGGTGGGAAGTACATAGAAGAACAGAAGTTGGGTGTAATCCTTGTTACCCCATCCATTTCTCCAGTGTTTACCCCAGTTGATGAAGCATCAAATAATCTATGTAAAGCAGTAGAGGAGATTGTAGACCAGGAACCTTTAAACAAAAACCAT GTTCCTGACAATAAGACGGAGCCTAGAGATGTCGTTGAAAAGGAGCCAGAACCAGCAAGTTTGGCCAACAACTTCATAGATAGCAATGAGGACAATGCAGAAATGATAAAGCATCTCGAGGAGTTGAAGTTAAAGCTCAGTGAGCTTGAGTTAAAGCTCTGTCAG GCTCAAAATGCCATTTCAAAGTTAAAGGAGGAGAAGCAAATAAGCATCCAAGAAACCAAATTCTTGCAGGAGAATTTC TCAGAGTTGAGGAAGAAAGAGCTCAACAGAGTTCAAGTTGGCTTTCCTGTTTTGTATCTCTACATGGTGGCTCTTGTATGTACTTTTCTAGGACGCCTCTTGAGGTAG
- the LOC103492224 gene encoding protein CANDIDATE G-PROTEIN COUPLED RECEPTOR 2, producing MEIRRDQGSEPLLPIPVSTSSNSTLDHGDSTSSSYSWLFQCHGFWYKLFLIVPSLLFVLYLAFRAKKSLSKLSNGRSYIIVAYYGTLWIVTLLNFAWCLFQGWECSSGKELAWNVLSLATTSGMLFLEVSLLAFLFQGNNVGSVEALARTFIVSGIFVGLDLVLKAIYLFGFGVPLFVLSDDSTHGTKWNLWVLHRLLITAAYGFILFMYHSSHREKLPARPAFYRYVVIMASLNALALFACGLAGSGAGFGYWLYGATVVCYHAFYLPLLYENFLADFFQEDDLHLENVYYSEMKDAGFFDTDWE from the exons ATGGAAATTCGGAGAGATCAAGGTTCAGAACCGTTGCTCCCGATTCCTGTTTCCACCAGTTCGAATTCAACCCTAGACCATGGGGATTCTACTTCAAGTTCCTACAGTTGGCTTTTCCAGTGCCATGGATTTTGGTACAAACTGTTTCTGATTGTTCCTAGTCTTCTTTTCGTTCTCTACTTGGCATTTCGGGCCAAAAAGAGTTTGTCCAAGCTCTCCAATGGTCGTTCTTATATCATTGTTGCATATTATGGGACTCTTTGGATTGTCACCTTGCTTAACTTCGCTTGGTGCTTGTTTCAG GGGTGGGAATGCAGCTCTGGAAAAGAATTAGCATGGAATGTCTTGTCCTTAGCCACGACATCTGGAATGCTATTCTTGGAAGTGAGTTTGTTGGCGTTTTTATTTCAAGGAAATAATGTGGGCAGTGTAGAAGCGCTTGCACGAACATTTATCGTGTCAGGAATTTTTGTTGGCCTGGACTTGGTTTTGAAG GCGATTTATTTGTTTGGGTTTGGAGTTCCATTGTTCGTATTAAGTGACGACAGTACACATGGAACAAAGTGGAACTTGTGGGTGCTCCACCGTCTGTTGATTACTGCAGCTTATGGTTTTATATTGTTCATGTACCATTCAAGCCATAGAGAGAAATTACCAG CAAGACCTGCTTTCTACAGATACGTAGTTATCATGGCCTCTTTGAACGCATTGGCACTGTTTGCTTGTGGGCTCGCTGGAAGTGGAGCTGGTTTTGGTTATTG GTTGTATGGTGCCACTGTCGTCTGTTATCATGCCTTCTATCTTCCCCTTCTGTACGAAAATTTTCTTGCCGACTTCTTCCAG GAGGACGATTTGCATTTGGAGAATGTATACTATTCGGAGATGAAGGACGCTGGGTTTTTTGACACCGATTGGGAGTGA
- the LOC103492223 gene encoding vesicle-associated protein 1-3-like: protein MDKQLLEVHPQELKFILEVQKQSSCSIQLTNNKLHYVAFKVKTTDARKYCVRPNKGIINPLSNCKVTFTMQAQKMAPPDMKCKDKFLIQSTIVPIEANLHEDMTSTYNLFEKNGSKNNIEERKLSTILVKASAASSTIEALSVGVSNQSKDKQIEELKLKITQLDQKLHEAEISISKLEEEKARIQKMKSQQKNCLVSCSIL, encoded by the exons ATGGATAAGCAACTTCTTGAAGTTCATCCCCAGGAATTAAAGTTTATTC TTGAGGTACAGAAACAAAGCTCGTGCTCGATTCAACTAACAAATAATAAACTCCACTATGTTGCTTTTAAG GTCAAAACCACAGATGCTCGGAAATATTGTGTACGACCAAATAAGGGTATCATCAACCCGTTATCAAATTGCAAAGTTACAT TTACCATGCAAGCACAAAAAATGGCTCCACCTGATATGAAATGCAAAGACAAGTTCTTAATCCAAAGCACAATAGTTCCCATTGAGGCAAATCTTCATGAAGATATGACTTCCACTTATAACTTG TTTGAGAAAAATGGTAGCAAGAACAATATAGAAGAAAGGAAATTGAGTACAATCCTTGTTAAGGCATCAGCTGCTTCTTCAACTATTGAAGCATTGAGTGTTGGAGTTTCAAACCAAAGTAAAGATAAGCAAATAGAAGAGTTGAAGTTGAAGATCACTCAACTTGATCAAAAACTCCACGAG GCTGAAATTTCCATTTCAAAGCTAGAAGAGGAGAAAGCTAGAATTCAAAAGATGAAATCCCAACAAAAGAATTGCTTGGTTTCATGTTCAATTCTTTGA